The Bacteroides acidifaciens genome includes a region encoding these proteins:
- a CDS encoding TraB/GumN family protein: protein MKSFIGAVIFICVAFSANAQLLWKVSGNGLEQSSYIIGTHHLAPFSIMDSIAGLQKAMKETQQVYGELKMSEMQSPATMQKMQQAMMIANDTTLASLLSPEDFATANKFCKENLMIDLNAAPKLKPAFLLNNVVVVAYVKHIGKFNPQEQLDTFFQSQATQNGKKVDGLETAEFQFDLLFNGYSLQRQAQLLMCTLNNIDTEVENLKKLTNAYMKQDLNEMLRISEERRGNQCDATPGEEDAMIYNRNKAWAGKLPAIMKAAPTFVAVGALHLPGEKGLLNLLKKQGYTVEPVK, encoded by the coding sequence ATGAAGTCATTTATCGGAGCAGTAATATTTATCTGCGTAGCATTCAGCGCAAACGCACAACTTTTATGGAAAGTATCCGGCAACGGACTGGAACAATCATCTTACATTATAGGTACGCACCATCTGGCTCCGTTCAGCATCATGGACAGCATCGCCGGACTTCAAAAAGCTATGAAAGAAACCCAACAGGTATATGGCGAACTGAAAATGTCCGAAATGCAATCACCGGCTACCATGCAGAAGATGCAGCAGGCCATGATGATTGCCAACGACACCACGCTGGCTTCACTCCTATCGCCCGAAGACTTCGCAACTGCCAACAAATTCTGCAAAGAGAACCTGATGATAGATTTAAACGCAGCCCCCAAACTGAAACCTGCATTCCTGCTGAATAATGTAGTAGTGGTGGCTTATGTAAAACATATAGGCAAATTCAATCCGCAAGAACAACTCGACACCTTCTTCCAGTCCCAAGCCACCCAAAACGGAAAAAAAGTAGACGGACTGGAAACCGCGGAGTTCCAATTTGACCTGCTCTTCAACGGTTATTCCTTGCAACGGCAAGCGCAACTGCTAATGTGTACGCTCAACAACATCGACACCGAAGTAGAAAACCTGAAAAAGCTCACCAACGCCTACATGAAACAGGACTTGAACGAAATGCTCCGAATCAGCGAAGAGCGCAGGGGTAATCAATGCGACGCGACTCCCGGTGAGGAAGATGCCATGATTTACAACCGCAACAAGGCATGGGCAGGAAAACTACCGGCTATCATGAAAGCTGCTCCTACTTTCGTTGCCGTCGGCGCCCTGCACCTTCCCGGTGAAAAAGGATTGCTAAACTTACTTAAAAAACAAGGATATACGGTGGAACCTGTGAAATAA
- a CDS encoding HAD-IA family hydrolase, translating into MNYKTYLFDFDYTLADSSRGIVKCFRIVLTRHQYLTVTDEAIKRTIGKTLEESFSILTGINDPAQLEAFRQEYRKEADVHMNVNTRLFPDTLSTLKELKQRGARIGIISTKYRFRILSFLEEYLPKDFLDIIVGGEDVKAAKPSPEGVQFALEHLGSTPQETLYIGDSTVDAETARNAGVDFAAVLNGMTTEEELQAYPHRMIMKNLGELVHSYT; encoded by the coding sequence ATGAACTACAAAACCTATTTATTCGATTTCGACTATACCTTAGCCGATTCGTCACGCGGTATCGTTAAGTGTTTCAGAATTGTGCTCACCCGCCACCAGTATCTAACCGTCACCGATGAAGCTATCAAACGCACTATCGGCAAAACACTGGAAGAATCTTTCAGTATTCTCACCGGAATCAATGACCCAGCACAGCTTGAAGCCTTCCGACAGGAATACAGAAAGGAAGCCGATGTTCATATGAATGTAAACACACGTCTCTTCCCCGACACGTTATCCACCCTGAAAGAGTTGAAGCAACGGGGTGCCCGCATTGGAATCATCTCTACCAAATATCGCTTTCGGATATTGAGCTTCCTCGAAGAATATCTGCCAAAAGATTTTCTTGATATTATAGTAGGCGGAGAAGATGTAAAAGCAGCGAAACCTTCACCGGAAGGAGTACAGTTTGCTTTAGAACATTTGGGAAGTACACCACAAGAAACATTATATATCGGAGACAGCACCGTAGATGCAGAAACTGCCCGGAATGCAGGAGTGGATTTTGCAGCGGTGCTCAACGGGATGACTACCGAAGAAGAACTTCAAGCGTATCCGCATCGGATGATTATGAAAAATCTTGGAGAGTTGGTTCATTCATACACTTGA
- the rplU gene encoding 50S ribosomal protein L21 produces MYAIVEINGQQFKAEAGQKLFVHHIEGAENGSTVEFEKVLLVDKDGNVTVGAPVVEGAKVVCQVVSNLVKGDKVLVFHKKRRKGYRKLNGHRQQFTELTITEVVA; encoded by the coding sequence ATGTACGCAATTGTAGAAATTAACGGTCAGCAATTTAAAGCAGAAGCTGGTCAGAAGTTGTTCGTTCACCACATCGAAGGTGCAGAAAACGGCTCAACAGTAGAATTTGAAAAAGTTCTTTTGGTAGACAAAGACGGAAATGTAACTGTAGGTGCTCCTGTTGTAGAAGGCGCAAAAGTTGTTTGCCAGGTTGTTTCAAACTTGGTAAAAGGCGACAAAGTTCTTGTTTTCCACAAGAAAAGAAGAAAAGGTTACAGAAAACTGAACGGTCACCGTCAACAGTTTACAGAGTTAACAATCACAGAAGTAGTAGCTTAA
- the rpmA gene encoding 50S ribosomal protein L27, with amino-acid sequence MAHKKGVGSSKNGRESQSKRLGVKIFGGEACKAGNIIVRQRGTEFHPGENMGMGKDHTLFALVDGTVSFKVGKEDRRYVSVVPATEA; translated from the coding sequence ATGGCACACAAGAAAGGTGTCGGTAGTTCTAAGAACGGCCGCGAATCACAAAGTAAGAGATTAGGCGTTAAGATATTTGGTGGCGAAGCTTGCAAAGCAGGTAACATCATCGTTCGTCAAAGAGGTACTGAATTCCACCCGGGTGAAAACATGGGAATGGGTAAAGACCACACTCTTTTCGCTTTAGTAGATGGTACAGTTAGTTTCAAAGTTGGTAAAGAAGACAGAAGATATGTTTCTGTAGTTCCTGCAACTGAAGCATAA
- the serS gene encoding serine--tRNA ligase — translation MLTIKQITENTEAVLRGLEKKHFKNAKETIEQVIALNDKRRSTQNQLDKNLAEVNSLSRTIGQLMKEGKKEEAESARARVAELKEGNKELDATMTQAATDMQNILYTIPNVPYDEVPEGVGAEDNVVEKMGGMETELPKDALPHWELAKKYDLIDFDLGVKITGAGFPVYKGKGAQLQRALINFFLDEARKSGYTEIMPPTVVNAASGYGTGQLPDKEGQMYHCEVDDLYLIPTAEVPVTNIYRDVILEEKQLPIMNCAYTQCFRREAGSYGKDVRGLNRLHEFSKVELVRIDKPEHSKQSHQEMLNHVEGLLQKLELPYRILRLCGGDMSFTAALCFDFEVYSEAQKRWLEVSSVSNFDTYQANRLKCRYRNADKKTELCHTLNGSALALPRIVAALLENNQTPEGIRIPKALVPYCGFDIID, via the coding sequence ATGCTTACCATTAAACAAATTACAGAAAACACAGAGGCGGTACTCCGCGGACTGGAAAAGAAGCATTTCAAAAATGCAAAAGAAACGATCGAACAAGTGATCGCTCTAAACGACAAGAGACGTAGCACGCAAAATCAATTAGATAAAAACCTGGCAGAGGTAAACTCGCTTTCACGCACCATCGGCCAACTGATGAAGGAAGGCAAGAAAGAAGAGGCCGAATCTGCACGCGCCCGCGTTGCCGAACTGAAAGAAGGCAACAAGGAACTGGACGCCACCATGACACAGGCTGCGACTGACATGCAGAATATTCTCTATACCATCCCCAATGTTCCTTATGACGAAGTGCCCGAAGGTGTAGGAGCCGAAGACAACGTTGTAGAAAAAATGGGTGGCATGGAAACCGAACTTCCCAAGGATGCACTCCCTCACTGGGAACTGGCAAAGAAATATGACTTGATTGATTTTGACCTGGGTGTTAAAATCACAGGCGCAGGCTTTCCTGTATATAAAGGTAAAGGTGCACAGCTTCAACGCGCCCTTATCAACTTCTTCCTGGACGAAGCACGCAAATCCGGATATACGGAAATCATGCCGCCGACAGTAGTCAACGCAGCTTCCGGCTATGGCACAGGACAGCTTCCCGACAAGGAAGGACAGATGTACCATTGCGAAGTGGACGACTTATACCTGATTCCGACAGCAGAAGTTCCTGTCACTAACATCTATCGTGATGTAATCCTGGAAGAAAAGCAATTGCCGATTATGAACTGCGCCTACACGCAATGTTTCCGTCGCGAAGCAGGTTCTTACGGTAAAGACGTACGTGGATTGAACCGCCTGCACGAATTCTCTAAAGTAGAATTAGTGCGCATTGACAAGCCGGAACACTCCAAGCAGTCTCACCAGGAAATGCTGAATCATGTGGAAGGACTGTTGCAGAAGTTGGAATTGCCGTATCGCATTCTTCGCCTTTGTGGTGGCGACATGAGCTTTACTGCTGCGCTCTGCTTTGACTTCGAAGTATATTCCGAAGCACAAAAACGTTGGCTGGAAGTAAGTTCCGTTTCTAATTTCGACACATATCAGGCGAACCGCTTGAAATGCCGTTATCGTAATGCAGACAAGAAAACCGAACTTTGCCACACATTGAACGGTTCTGCATTGGCATTGCCACGCATCGTTGCCGCCCTGCTCGAAAATAACCAGACTCCGGAAGGCATCAGAATTCCGAAAGCATTGGTTCCGTACTGCGGTTTCGACATCATAGACTAA
- the gluP gene encoding glucose/galactose MFS transporter has translation MTKNTKSFVLPLTFIGIMFFAIGFALGINSLLVPVLQKSLGISNTASYLIIAATFIPFLVFGYPAGLTIKAIGYKRTMSLSFFIFAVAFYLFILSASQESFTLFLLASFISGAANAYLQASVNPYITILGPLDSAAKRISIMGICNKLAWPIPAIFIVWLLGKDVSLIGIEDLSKPFIIIICAFVALGVMAFFAPLPEVKAAGEDESEDEAEACPYAASKTSVFQFPHLLLGCLALFLYVGVETVSLGTLVDYAKELGLEGAANYAWIAPIGIVIGYICGIIFIPKYLSQATALKICSILAIIGSLLVVLTPSHISIYFISFMALGCSLMWPALWPLAMADLGKFTKAGSSLLIMAMFGGAVIPTLYGWLKDVATPQQAYWLCLPCFLFILYYGVAGYKIRTK, from the coding sequence ATGACAAAAAACACAAAAAGTTTTGTACTGCCTTTGACATTCATCGGCATCATGTTCTTTGCGATTGGTTTCGCATTAGGAATTAACTCGTTATTAGTTCCCGTATTACAAAAATCACTGGGAATCTCGAACACGGCTTCTTACCTTATTATTGCTGCAACCTTTATTCCATTCCTTGTATTCGGTTATCCTGCCGGGCTCACCATCAAGGCGATTGGCTACAAACGCACCATGTCACTGTCTTTCTTTATTTTTGCTGTGGCATTTTACCTGTTTATCCTATCGGCATCACAGGAAAGCTTCACCTTATTCCTGTTGGCATCTTTCATTAGCGGAGCCGCCAATGCGTATCTGCAAGCATCTGTAAACCCTTATATCACCATCTTGGGACCATTGGATAGTGCTGCGAAACGTATCAGTATTATGGGTATCTGCAACAAATTGGCGTGGCCTATTCCTGCCATCTTCATTGTATGGTTACTGGGCAAAGATGTCAGCCTGATTGGTATTGAAGACTTGAGCAAGCCGTTTATCATCATCATCTGCGCTTTTGTCGCCCTGGGTGTTATGGCATTCTTCGCACCGCTGCCCGAAGTAAAAGCTGCCGGAGAAGATGAAAGCGAGGACGAAGCCGAAGCTTGTCCGTATGCTGCAAGTAAAACTTCCGTTTTCCAGTTCCCGCACTTGCTGTTGGGCTGCCTGGCTTTGTTCCTTTATGTAGGCGTTGAGACAGTTTCACTCGGCACACTGGTCGATTATGCCAAAGAACTCGGCTTGGAAGGCGCTGCCAACTATGCATGGATTGCTCCTATCGGTATTGTCATCGGTTACATCTGCGGTATCATCTTTATCCCGAAATACCTCAGTCAGGCAACAGCCTTAAAGATTTGCTCCATTCTGGCAATTATCGGTTCACTGCTGGTTGTACTCACACCAAGTCATATTTCTATCTATTTCATCTCGTTTATGGCATTGGGATGCTCGCTGATGTGGCCGGCTTTGTGGCCGCTCGCTATGGCAGACCTCGGCAAGTTTACAAAAGCAGGCTCGTCATTACTCATCATGGCAATGTTCGGCGGAGCCGTTATCCCTACCCTCTACGGTTGGCTGAAAGACGTAGCTACTCCGCAACAGGCATACTGGTTGTGTCTCCCCTGCTTCCTGTTTATCTTATATTATGGAGTAGCCGGATACAAAATCAGAACGAAATAA
- a CDS encoding bifunctional dihydroorotate dehydrogenase B NAD binding subunit/NADPH-dependent glutamate synthase: MNKIISKERFSEKVFKFEIEAPLIAKSRKAGHFVIVRVGEKGERMPLTIAGSDVKKGTITLVVQEVGLSSTRLCELNEGDYITDVVGPLGQATHIEKFGTVVCAGGGVGVAPMLPIVQALKAAGNRVITVLAGRNKDLIILEKEMRESSDEVIIMTDDGSYGRKGLVTEGVEEVIKREKVDKCFAIGPAIMMKFVCLLTKKYEIPTDVSLNTIMVDGTGMCGACRITVGGKTRFVCVDGPEFDGHQVDFDEMLKRMGAFKKVEREEMHKLQPECEATKEIDEKSRNAVWRQELRKAMKPKERTAIPRIEMNELDAEYRSHSRKEEVNQGLTAEQAVTEAKRCLDCANPGCTEGCPVGIDIPRFIKNIERGEFLEAAKALKETSALPAVCGRVCPQEKQCESKCIHLKMNEKPVAIGYLERFAADYERESGQISVPVIADKNGIKIAVIGSGPAGLAFAGDMAKYGYNVTVFEALHEIGGVLKYGIPEFRLPNKIVDVEIDNLSKMGVNFVKDCIVGKTISVEDLKEEGFKGIFVASGAGLPNFMNIPGENSINIMSSNEYLTRVNLMDAASEESDTPVAFGKNVAVIGGGNTAMDSVRTAKRLGAERAMIIYRRSEEEMPARIEEVKHAKEEGVEFLTLHNPIEYIADEQGCVKQVILQKMELGEPDASGRRSPVAIPGATETIDIDLAIVSVGVSPNPIVPSSIKGLELGRKGTIAVNENMESSIPMIYAGGDIVRGGATVILAMGDGRKAAAAMNEQLTVGN; this comes from the coding sequence ATGAACAAAATCATTAGCAAAGAACGCTTTTCTGAGAAAGTATTCAAATTTGAAATTGAAGCTCCTCTAATTGCTAAATCTCGCAAAGCCGGACACTTCGTCATCGTACGTGTAGGCGAAAAGGGAGAACGTATGCCTTTGACTATCGCTGGTTCCGATGTGAAAAAAGGTACTATTACTTTGGTTGTGCAAGAAGTCGGGTTATCTTCTACCCGTCTTTGTGAACTGAACGAAGGTGACTACATTACCGACGTAGTAGGTCCGCTGGGACAAGCTACACATATAGAGAAGTTTGGGACAGTAGTCTGCGCCGGTGGCGGTGTAGGTGTGGCTCCGATGCTTCCTATCGTACAGGCTTTGAAAGCTGCTGGCAACCGTGTGATTACTGTGCTGGCTGGACGTAACAAAGACCTTATTATCCTGGAAAAAGAAATGCGCGAAAGCTCTGACGAAGTAATCATTATGACAGACGACGGTTCTTATGGCCGTAAAGGTCTGGTGACGGAAGGCGTAGAAGAAGTTATCAAACGCGAAAAAGTAGATAAATGCTTCGCCATCGGTCCTGCCATCATGATGAAATTCGTTTGTTTGCTGACTAAAAAATATGAGATTCCGACTGATGTTTCATTGAACACTATCATGGTGGACGGAACAGGTATGTGCGGTGCCTGCCGTATTACTGTGGGCGGAAAAACAAGATTCGTCTGCGTGGACGGACCGGAATTTGACGGTCACCAAGTAGATTTTGACGAAATGCTGAAACGCATGGGCGCGTTTAAAAAAGTAGAACGCGAAGAAATGCACAAGTTGCAACCCGAATGTGAAGCGACTAAAGAAATCGACGAAAAGAGCCGCAACGCTGTCTGGAGACAGGAATTGCGTAAAGCAATGAAACCGAAAGAACGTACGGCTATTCCCCGCATTGAGATGAACGAGCTCGATGCAGAATACCGTTCACATAGCCGCAAAGAAGAAGTAAACCAAGGCTTGACGGCAGAACAGGCGGTTACAGAAGCAAAACGTTGCCTTGACTGCGCTAATCCGGGCTGTACGGAAGGCTGTCCAGTAGGTATCGACATCCCCCGCTTCATCAAAAACATCGAACGTGGAGAATTTCTCGAAGCTGCCAAGGCACTGAAAGAGACAAGTGCGCTCCCGGCTGTCTGCGGTCGTGTTTGTCCGCAGGAGAAACAGTGCGAGTCCAAATGTATTCATCTGAAGATGAATGAGAAACCGGTAGCCATCGGTTATCTCGAACGCTTCGCAGCCGATTATGAACGCGAAAGCGGACAGATTTCCGTTCCTGTCATCGCTGATAAAAATGGAATCAAAATAGCTGTTATCGGTTCGGGACCTGCCGGATTGGCATTTGCCGGTGATATGGCGAAATATGGATATAATGTGACTGTATTCGAGGCCTTGCACGAAATCGGTGGTGTATTGAAATATGGTATCCCCGAATTCCGTCTACCCAACAAGATTGTAGATGTGGAGATTGACAACCTTTCCAAGATGGGGGTAAATTTCGTCAAAGACTGCATCGTAGGAAAGACTATTAGCGTAGAAGACTTAAAAGAAGAAGGTTTCAAGGGTATATTCGTGGCTTCCGGTGCCGGTCTGCCTAACTTCATGAATATCCCGGGAGAGAATTCTATCAATATCATGTCTTCCAACGAATACCTCACTCGCGTCAACCTGATGGATGCCGCCAGCGAAGAATCTGATACTCCGGTAGCTTTCGGCAAGAATGTAGCGGTGATTGGTGGCGGTAATACCGCTATGGACTCCGTCCGTACAGCAAAACGCCTGGGAGCAGAACGCGCCATGATTATCTATCGCCGCTCGGAAGAGGAAATGCCCGCCCGTATCGAAGAGGTGAAACATGCCAAGGAAGAGGGAGTGGAATTCCTGACACTGCATAATCCGATTGAATATATCGCAGACGAACAAGGCTGCGTGAAACAGGTAATCCTGCAAAAGATGGAATTGGGCGAACCGGATGCTTCCGGACGTCGTAGCCCTGTGGCTATACCCGGTGCGACAGAGACGATTGACATTGATTTGGCTATCGTAAGTGTCGGTGTATCTCCCAACCCGATTGTCCCAAGTTCAATCAAGGGACTGGAATTGGGACGCAAAGGAACGATTGCCGTTAATGAAAATATGGAATCTTCTATCCCGATGATTTATGCAGGTGGCGACATCGTTCGCGGTGGAGCTACCGTGATTCTTGCTATGGGAGACGGCCGCAAGGCTGCCGCTGCCATGAATGAACAGTTAACGGTTGGTAATTAA
- the panD gene encoding aspartate 1-decarboxylase: MMIEVLKSKIHCARVTEANLNYMGSITIDEDLLDAANMIPGEKVYIADNNNGERFETYIIKGERGSGKICLNGAAARKVQPDDIVIIMSYALMDFEEAKSFKPAVIFPDPSTNKVL, translated from the coding sequence ATGATGATTGAAGTGTTGAAGTCGAAAATTCATTGTGCACGTGTCACGGAGGCCAATCTGAACTACATGGGTAGTATTACGATTGATGAAGACCTGTTGGATGCCGCGAACATGATTCCGGGAGAAAAAGTGTATATCGCTGATAATAACAATGGCGAACGCTTTGAAACCTATATTATCAAAGGTGAACGCGGTTCGGGTAAGATTTGCCTGAATGGTGCTGCTGCCCGTAAGGTGCAACCGGATGATATTGTCATTATCATGTCCTACGCATTGATGGATTTTGAGGAAGCCAAGTCGTTCAAACCGGCTGTTATATTCCCGGACCCCTCGACGAACAAAGTGCTGTAA
- the panC gene encoding pantoate--beta-alanine ligase, with the protein MKIVHTIKDLQAELTALRAQGETVGLVPTMGALHAGHASLVKRSVSENGVTVVSVFVNPTQFNDKNDLEKYPRTLDADCRLLEECGAAFVFAPSVSEMYPEPDTRQFSYAPLDTVMEGAFRPGHFNGVCQIVSKLFDAVQPDKAYFGEKDFQQLAIIREMVRQLQYKLEIVGCPIVREEDGLALSSRNQRLSAQERENALNISQTLFKSRNFAATHTVSETQKMVEDAIEAAPGLRLEYFEIVDGNTLQKINNWEDTSYAVGCITVFCGEVRLIDNIKYKE; encoded by the coding sequence ATGAAAATAGTGCACACTATCAAGGACTTACAGGCAGAATTGACTGCCTTGAGAGCCCAAGGTGAAACGGTAGGACTGGTTCCTACAATGGGTGCTTTACACGCGGGACATGCATCCCTGGTAAAGCGCAGCGTAAGTGAGAATGGTGTAACTGTTGTGAGTGTTTTTGTAAATCCCACGCAGTTTAATGATAAAAACGACTTGGAGAAATATCCGCGTACATTGGATGCAGATTGCCGCTTGTTGGAAGAATGCGGGGCTGCATTTGTATTTGCTCCTTCCGTGAGCGAGATGTATCCGGAGCCGGACACCCGTCAATTCAGCTATGCTCCGTTGGATACGGTGATGGAAGGTGCGTTCCGTCCGGGACATTTCAATGGGGTTTGCCAGATTGTCAGCAAATTGTTTGATGCTGTACAGCCGGACAAGGCCTATTTCGGTGAGAAAGATTTCCAGCAATTAGCGATTATCCGTGAGATGGTGCGCCAGTTGCAATATAAGCTGGAAATTGTAGGTTGTCCGATTGTCCGTGAAGAAGACGGCTTGGCATTGAGCAGCCGGAACCAGCGTTTATCTGCACAAGAACGTGAAAATGCTTTAAATATTTCCCAGACCTTATTTAAAAGTCGTAACTTTGCAGCCACTCACACAGTGAGCGAAACGCAGAAGATGGTGGAAGATGCGATTGAAGCTGCTCCGGGCTTGCGGTTGGAGTATTTTGAAATCGTAGACGGAAATACATTGCAGAAGATAAATAATTGGGAGGATACTTCTTATGCGGTGGGATGCATTACTGTATTCTGTGGGGAAGTCCGCCTGATTGATAACATTAAATATAAAGAATAA
- a CDS encoding glycogen/starch synthase, with protein sequence MTKANKVLFITQEITPYVSESEMANIGRNLPQAIQEKGREIRTFMPKWGNINERRNQLHEVIRLSGMNLIIDDTDHPLIIKVASIQSARMQVYFIDNDDYFQNRLQTADENGVEYDDNDSRAIFYARGVLETVKKLRWCPDVIHCHGWMTALAPLYIKKAYKDEPSFRDAKVVFSVYEDDFKNTLSDDFAAKLMLKGISKKDLGDLNGPMDYAALCKLAVDYSDGVIQNSEKVDESIIEYARQSGKLVLDYQDPENYADACNEFYDQVWDATSNNNEEE encoded by the coding sequence ATGACAAAGGCGAATAAAGTTTTATTTATTACTCAAGAGATTACACCTTACGTTTCAGAATCCGAAATGGCCAATATAGGTAGAAACCTTCCACAGGCGATACAAGAAAAAGGCCGTGAAATCAGAACTTTCATGCCCAAATGGGGAAACATCAACGAACGCAGAAACCAACTGCACGAAGTGATTCGCCTCTCCGGGATGAACCTGATTATCGACGATACTGACCACCCACTGATTATAAAAGTCGCTTCTATCCAATCCGCACGTATGCAGGTATATTTCATCGACAACGATGATTATTTCCAGAACCGCTTGCAGACAGCGGACGAAAATGGTGTGGAATATGATGATAACGACAGTCGCGCCATCTTCTATGCACGGGGTGTACTGGAAACAGTGAAGAAACTTCGTTGGTGTCCGGATGTAATCCATTGCCATGGCTGGATGACGGCTCTGGCTCCTCTTTATATTAAGAAAGCCTACAAAGACGAGCCTTCTTTCCGTGATGCCAAAGTAGTATTCTCTGTTTATGAAGACGACTTCAAGAATACACTTAGCGACGACTTCGCCGCAAAGCTGATGCTGAAAGGTATTTCAAAGAAAGATTTAGGCGACTTGAATGGACCAATGGACTACGCTGCTCTTTGCAAACTAGCTGTTGACTACTCCGACGGAGTTATACAGAATAGCGAAAAGGTAGATGAGTCTATCATCGAATACGCCCGCCAATCAGGCAAATTGGTACTTGATTACCAAGATCCGGAAAACTATGCAGATGCCTGCAACGAGTTCTACGATCAGGTATGGGATGCCACTTCCAATAATAACGAAGAAGAATAA
- a CDS encoding DUF4270 domain-containing protein, whose translation MKAKYALIALLAISFFGCDDNTAGLGLGMFPGSDQNINGKLTTFDVKTESVHAGQIYAMSNVGYVGKFTDDVFGTYQAGFLAELNCTEGMTFPGVYNYEKNTSLDSKNKATQTMVGEGGDPIDKKGLEFVYSDGKLIGNIHTIELYLWYDTYFGDSLTASRLSVYKLGEAAKELNEDNAYYTDINPEEFYNPKNLLGTKAYTAVDLSVKDSIRNLSTYVPSVHVSFKDDMARKIGKDIITKAYKSGSNFDRKALKEAFAGLYVKSDYGDGTILYIDQIQMNVVYKCYAVDTITGSILQRKVIHEGESKDSTYYGYRMFTSTREVIQANSLDNDKDAIQACINNPDWSYLKSPAGIFTQVTLPVSEIADKLQGDTLNAVKLGIPIYNETNNKKFGMSAPRSVLLIRKKHKDTFFEKNQLSDGITSVLCDYSSYTSSFTEYTYNNITQLINDCLADGERDAAEKKFSNHETITLQVTDSEGKTKDVIVDNIKDWEELSDWNKVVLIPVLVTKDSSSSNSYYDNSSSQVISIQHDLKPSYARLKGGKNPANKLKLEVVSTNFGTRSK comes from the coding sequence ATGAAAGCAAAATACGCCTTAATAGCTTTACTGGCAATCTCTTTTTTCGGTTGTGATGACAACACAGCAGGATTGGGACTGGGAATGTTTCCGGGAAGCGACCAGAATATCAATGGAAAACTGACGACATTTGATGTTAAAACAGAATCCGTTCATGCAGGTCAAATTTATGCGATGAGCAATGTCGGTTATGTGGGTAAGTTTACGGATGATGTATTCGGTACTTATCAAGCCGGATTCCTGGCAGAGCTGAATTGTACGGAAGGAATGACATTTCCTGGAGTATACAATTACGAAAAGAATACATCTCTTGATAGCAAAAACAAAGCTACACAGACGATGGTAGGCGAAGGCGGAGACCCTATAGACAAAAAAGGACTTGAATTTGTATATAGTGATGGCAAACTTATAGGCAATATCCACACAATCGAACTTTATTTGTGGTACGATACTTATTTCGGAGATTCCTTGACTGCTTCTCGTTTAAGTGTTTATAAATTAGGAGAAGCAGCCAAAGAACTTAATGAGGATAATGCTTATTATACAGATATTAATCCTGAAGAATTTTACAATCCTAAAAATCTATTAGGAACTAAGGCTTATACTGCAGTTGATCTTTCCGTAAAAGACTCTATTCGTAATCTTAGCACATACGTTCCTAGCGTACATGTTTCTTTTAAAGATGACATGGCCAGAAAAATAGGAAAAGATATAATAACAAAAGCTTATAAATCTGGAAGCAACTTTGACAGAAAAGCGCTTAAAGAAGCTTTTGCAGGACTCTATGTAAAGAGTGACTATGGTGACGGTACAATACTTTACATAGACCAAATCCAAATGAATGTAGTATATAAATGTTATGCAGTAGATACAATTACAGGTTCTATATTACAAAGGAAAGTAATACATGAGGGTGAAAGCAAAGACTCTACCTATTATGGATATCGTATGTTTACGTCTACCCGTGAAGTAATTCAAGCAAATAGCTTGGATAATGATAAAGATGCTATTCAAGCATGTATCAATAATCCTGATTGGAGTTATCTAAAAAGTCCGGCAGGAATATTTACTCAAGTTACTCTACCTGTTAGTGAAATAGCAGATAAACTTCAAGGAGATACTTTGAATGCCGTAAAATTAGGTATTCCTATTTATAACGAAACAAATAATAAGAAATTTGGAATGTCTGCTCCACGCAGTGTTTTACTAATACGTAAAAAGCATAAAGACACTTTCTTTGAAAAGAATCAATTAAGCGATGGTATAACTTCAGTTTTATGTGATTATTCATCTTATACAAGTAGTTTTACTGAATATACGTATAATAATATCACGCAGTTGATAAATGACTGCTTGGCAGATGGAGAAAGAGATGCTGCAGAAAAGAAATTCAGCAATCATGAAACGATAACTCTGCAAGTTACTGATTCTGAAGGAAAAACAAAAGATGTAATAGTTGACAACATCAAAGATTGGGAAGAATTAAGCGATTGGAATAAAGTTGTACTTATTCCGGTACTTGTTACCAAAGACTCTTCTTCAAGCAATAGCTACTACGATAATAGTTCTAGCCAAGTTATCAGTATACAACATGATTTGAAACCAAGTTACGCACGTTTGAAAGGTGGTAAAAATCCAGCTAATAAATTAAAACTTGAAGTTGTATCCACAAACTTTGGAACAAGATCAAAATAA